In one Sporomusa sphaeroides DSM 2875 genomic region, the following are encoded:
- a CDS encoding sensor histidine kinase, whose product MKPLSIKVKITCWYTGLIIFILAVIMAGIVFGTDKVLVQGVQRELQDEVYDVAEDINYTNGSIDVNDVDFFDDGVLISLYTKEQTLFAGQLPAGLPAAVPFQSEQVQTVKVDGSQWLVYDLYITAKGEEGIWVRGAVSLSPAYETRNQILFVCMVLFPFLVLLAGYGGWLITQNAFQPVTLIQRTAAEIESSGDLSRRIHLTGSQDEIYQLAQTFDHMLDQLEMSFKAEQQFTADASHELRTPVTVMMTHAEYALAQKDNWQEAAEAIQVILQQAEKMNSLISALLLLARADHRTDNLEFEMINLSEVAEMVVEEMEIAARKRNITICTDIEPDLMLMADQTSMMRLLLNLCQNAIRYGRDNGWVRLTLKREDGGIQGSVADNGIGIAPAEQEKIWKRFYQVDPARHKREDSGTGLGLPIVKWIVERHGGSIAIDSCLNGGTTVRFCLPVNRQSKL is encoded by the coding sequence ATGAAACCACTATCAATAAAAGTAAAGATTACGTGCTGGTACACCGGACTGATTATTTTTATTCTCGCTGTTATTATGGCGGGAATTGTTTTTGGTACCGACAAGGTCCTGGTGCAGGGAGTGCAGCGTGAGTTGCAGGACGAAGTTTATGATGTGGCAGAGGATATCAATTATACAAATGGCTCGATAGATGTAAATGATGTTGATTTTTTTGATGATGGGGTACTCATTTCCTTGTACACTAAAGAACAAACCCTTTTTGCCGGACAGTTGCCTGCCGGACTGCCGGCGGCGGTGCCTTTTCAATCCGAGCAAGTGCAGACAGTTAAGGTGGACGGGAGTCAATGGCTGGTTTACGACCTGTATATAACAGCCAAAGGCGAGGAAGGTATATGGGTTCGCGGTGCGGTATCGTTAAGTCCGGCCTATGAGACACGCAACCAGATTCTCTTTGTCTGTATGGTATTGTTTCCTTTTTTAGTGTTGCTTGCCGGGTACGGAGGCTGGTTGATTACCCAAAATGCTTTCCAGCCTGTCACTCTGATCCAAAGAACAGCGGCAGAAATTGAAAGCAGCGGCGATTTATCCAGGCGTATTCACCTGACAGGAAGCCAGGATGAAATTTATCAGCTTGCGCAAACGTTTGATCATATGCTGGACCAACTGGAAATGTCATTTAAAGCGGAACAGCAGTTTACCGCAGATGCGTCGCATGAGCTGAGAACGCCTGTTACTGTCATGATGACGCACGCTGAATATGCACTGGCGCAAAAAGATAATTGGCAGGAGGCGGCTGAAGCCATACAGGTGATTTTGCAGCAGGCGGAAAAAATGAATTCATTGATTTCTGCTTTGCTTTTATTGGCACGAGCTGACCATCGTACGGACAATCTCGAATTTGAAATGATTAACCTCAGCGAAGTGGCTGAAATGGTGGTCGAGGAAATGGAAATAGCAGCCCGCAAGCGGAATATTACTATTTGCACCGATATTGAGCCAGACCTTATGTTAATGGCTGATCAAACTTCTATGATGCGGCTGCTGTTAAATCTCTGCCAGAATGCCATTCGTTATGGCCGCGATAACGGCTGGGTCCGGCTTACGCTAAAGCGGGAAGACGGTGGGATTCAGGGGAGTGTTGCAGACAACGGCATTGGCATTGCTCCGGCAGAGCAGGAAAAAATATGGAAGCGATTTTATCAGGTAGACCCGGCGCGGCATAAAAGAGAAGACAGCGGAACCGGCCTGGGACTGCCGATTGTAAAGTGGATTGTTGAGCGGCACGGCGGCAGCATTGCGATAGATAGCTGTCTGAACGGCGGTACGACTGTGCGGTTTTGCTTGCCGGTAAATAGACAAAGCAAGCTGTAA
- a CDS encoding response regulator transcription factor produces MRILLVEDESDLQQLLKKRLAQSGYAVDAVADGWEAQDYLAAMQYDLIILDWMLPGLDGISLLAKFRRTDLITPVLLLTAKDNIEDRVTGLDAGADDYLIKPFAFDELLARIRALMRRPGNVRADTICVADLTVNFSSRTVTRGEKQISLSSKEFAVLEYLIRNQGIVLSKEKIEEHIWNYDFSGSSNVINVYIRYLRKKIDDDFDLKLIHTVRGAGYVLQERL; encoded by the coding sequence ATGCGTATTTTACTGGTAGAAGACGAGAGTGATTTACAGCAACTGCTCAAAAAGCGGCTGGCACAGTCGGGTTATGCTGTCGACGCTGTTGCGGATGGGTGGGAAGCACAAGATTATTTGGCAGCGATGCAATATGATCTTATTATCCTGGACTGGATGCTGCCCGGACTTGACGGGATTTCCTTGCTGGCCAAGTTCCGCCGAACAGACCTGATAACCCCTGTTCTTTTACTTACTGCCAAAGATAATATTGAGGACCGGGTAACAGGACTTGACGCCGGTGCGGATGATTACTTGATAAAACCGTTTGCTTTTGACGAATTGCTGGCCCGGATTCGGGCTCTTATGCGCCGGCCGGGCAATGTTCGTGCAGACACGATATGTGTGGCCGATTTAACGGTAAATTTCAGCAGCCGCACAGTAACAAGAGGGGAGAAACAAATTTCCTTATCAAGCAAGGAATTTGCCGTACTGGAGTATTTAATCCGCAATCAGGGCATTGTTTTATCGAAGGAAAAGATTGAGGAACATATCTGGAATTATGATTTTTCCGGCTCTTCCAATGTCATCAACGTTTATATCCGGTATTTGCGTAAAAAGATTGACGACGACTTTGACCTTAAATTGATTCATACCGTCCGGGGGGCCGGTTATGTGCTGCAGGAGAGATTATGA
- a CDS encoding PepSY domain-containing protein, which yields MMKTNKKKILGVMLASLISFGTATTALAAVTADSAQEIAKKWIPAGAVHVLTEDDVTAYEVTFFDNAAKIKYEIEIDKLTEKVTEVKTKLTNSHGSNTISLSRNDITEITLKEFPDAIIRKMRLSSDDGYQVYEVKFTTDTMRGELEINPETGVILERKLKY from the coding sequence ATGATGAAAACAAACAAGAAAAAAATACTGGGCGTTATGCTTGCATCACTGATTTCATTTGGCACCGCAACCACGGCTTTAGCAGCGGTCACGGCTGATTCGGCACAGGAAATAGCAAAAAAATGGATCCCGGCAGGCGCCGTCCATGTCCTCACCGAAGATGACGTTACTGCCTATGAGGTAACCTTTTTTGATAATGCCGCTAAAATAAAATATGAAATTGAAATCGACAAACTGACCGAGAAAGTTACCGAGGTAAAAACAAAACTGACAAACAGCCATGGCAGCAACACCATCAGCCTGAGCAGAAACGATATTACCGAAATTACGTTAAAAGAATTCCCGGATGCGATAATCCGTAAGATGCGCCTGTCTTCCGACGACGGCTACCAGGTATATGAAGTAAAATTCACTACAGACACTATGCGGGGAGAGCTGGAAATTAATCCGGAGACCGGCGTCATTCTGGAAAGAAAATTAAAGTATTAG
- a CDS encoding alpha/beta hydrolase: MQSNTKYQLSKKGSWRRWVLLSIAVVFLGINGAGLYIGNIIYKETSVLHSHLNGNNGTLKQILETGKQESKWEDTTIVSRFGYPLSATYIPNPQTTDKTLIFLHGFSESRAVGLNYLDIYLNYGFNLLLIDLRAHGESGGNSVTWGNYEKYDLDQWVDWVGNRPQGMIGVHGISMGAATALMHAELNEANKRVAFYIADSPYSDFETLLALQMERRLNLPGKVLTKLLLPYANVVAYFDARFTFRQASPIRSVRNITTPVLYIHGEADKLVPASMSLELYHATKGPRQIYLFANAGHVTAIFNDRYQYGGIVRKFVQTIEQPG, from the coding sequence ATGCAATCGAATACAAAGTACCAACTATCGAAAAAAGGGAGCTGGCGGCGCTGGGTCCTGCTCAGTATTGCAGTCGTTTTTCTTGGGATAAACGGAGCTGGCCTCTATATCGGAAATATCATTTATAAAGAAACAAGTGTCTTACATTCCCATCTTAATGGAAATAACGGCACGCTCAAACAAATCTTAGAAACTGGCAAACAAGAGAGTAAGTGGGAAGATACCACCATTGTATCCCGCTTTGGCTATCCATTGTCTGCCACATATATTCCCAATCCCCAAACTACAGATAAAACCCTTATCTTCCTGCATGGCTTTAGCGAAAGTCGCGCTGTCGGTCTAAACTATTTGGATATTTATCTCAATTACGGCTTTAATCTTCTGCTTATTGACTTGCGGGCTCATGGCGAAAGCGGCGGTAATTCGGTCACCTGGGGCAATTATGAAAAATATGATCTTGATCAGTGGGTGGATTGGGTTGGCAACCGTCCCCAAGGCATGATCGGTGTTCATGGAATTTCCATGGGCGCAGCGACCGCACTCATGCATGCTGAGCTCAATGAAGCCAATAAGCGCGTGGCTTTCTATATTGCCGATAGTCCCTACTCTGATTTTGAGACGTTATTAGCGTTACAAATGGAGCGGCGGCTGAATCTTCCGGGAAAAGTGCTGACAAAACTGTTACTGCCATACGCAAATGTTGTTGCCTATTTCGATGCCCGCTTTACTTTCCGTCAGGCATCCCCGATCCGGTCAGTACGTAATATAACCACGCCGGTTCTCTATATTCATGGTGAAGCTGACAAGCTGGTTCCTGCTTCCATGTCGCTGGAGCTTTATCATGCCACCAAAGGGCCCCGGCAAATATATTTGTTTGCAAACGCCGGGCATGTAACGGCCATTTTTAATGACCGCTATCAGTATGGCGGAATAGTTCGGAAGTTTGTCCAAACAATTGAGCAGCCTGGCTAG
- a CDS encoding radical SAM family RiPP maturation amino acid epimerase, giving the protein MHELHFCGDFNSQINAAEKRLIPHIKRFFECVVGDPEFYVALQENAAGCEALLRARGIAGVEPEQLAVLFPELFMLKEVSTAELADKPQALLWRRYCEAAAGVRELLRQRGGESPSHRFNAWRQRQVNRCQSQLGQETNAAIVHATAAFELSKGCSMGCSFCGLAAEPLQAVFMYTDENARLWQTVLDVVAARLGTTVGIGLCYWATEPSDNSDYFKFLGDYWKKTGSCPQTTTAAPLRKLDWTRELLRFRREHVTSADRFSIHSTELLRRVHQEFSAEDLALTELILQHSDTWSRLMARSGRNRRAVPADSQAKFVTTHTICCLSGYLINMVERSVRLISPCPPSERWPLGYRVHAEGSFATAAELDGFIVKTIETCMPEHMTPADTLAFRQDLVLTSLPEGFELHSAYRLHKLTGAPQLVQLGRFIAQGNLTVGDVLEEIAAQRQDVLAVASSIHRLFEQGLLEENLL; this is encoded by the coding sequence ATGCACGAACTGCACTTTTGCGGAGATTTTAATTCCCAAATCAACGCGGCCGAAAAAAGGCTGATTCCTCATATCAAACGCTTCTTTGAGTGTGTCGTTGGGGATCCGGAATTTTACGTGGCGCTGCAGGAGAACGCCGCCGGGTGTGAAGCCCTGTTGCGGGCAAGGGGAATAGCCGGTGTGGAGCCAGAGCAACTGGCGGTATTGTTCCCGGAACTGTTTATGCTGAAGGAAGTTTCAACCGCGGAATTGGCGGACAAGCCGCAGGCGCTGTTGTGGCGGCGTTATTGCGAGGCGGCCGCCGGGGTACGGGAGCTTTTGCGTCAGCGGGGAGGAGAAAGCCCCAGCCACCGGTTTAATGCCTGGCGCCAGCGTCAGGTAAACCGCTGCCAAAGCCAGCTGGGCCAGGAAACTAATGCGGCCATTGTTCATGCGACCGCCGCATTTGAATTGAGCAAGGGGTGTTCCATGGGCTGCTCTTTTTGCGGTCTTGCGGCTGAACCCCTGCAGGCAGTGTTTATGTATACTGACGAGAATGCCCGGCTGTGGCAGACTGTCCTTGATGTAGTGGCAGCGCGCCTCGGTACTACAGTCGGGATTGGGCTGTGTTATTGGGCGACCGAGCCAAGTGATAACTCTGATTATTTCAAGTTTCTGGGCGATTATTGGAAGAAAACAGGTAGTTGTCCGCAGACCACCACGGCAGCCCCGCTGCGCAAGCTTGACTGGACGCGGGAATTGCTGCGGTTCCGCCGTGAACATGTCACGTCAGCGGATCGCTTTTCCATTCATTCAACCGAGCTTCTGCGCCGGGTGCATCAGGAGTTTTCCGCCGAGGATTTGGCTTTGACAGAGCTTATCCTGCAGCATTCGGACACCTGGTCCCGGCTTATGGCCCGTTCGGGCCGTAACCGCCGGGCCGTTCCGGCCGATTCTCAGGCCAAATTCGTTACTACCCATACCATTTGCTGTCTGTCCGGTTATCTGATAAACATGGTAGAGCGCTCGGTACGCCTGATCAGTCCCTGCCCGCCGTCGGAGCGCTGGCCTTTGGGCTACCGTGTCCACGCTGAAGGCAGTTTTGCGACTGCGGCGGAACTGGATGGTTTTATTGTCAAGACCATAGAAACCTGTATGCCTGAGCATATGACGCCGGCGGACACGCTGGCCTTTCGGCAAGACCTGGTGCTTACCTCTTTGCCGGAAGGGTTCGAGCTTCACAGCGCTTATCGGCTGCATAAGCTGACAGGCGCTCCTCAACTGGTTCAGCTTGGCCGGTTCATCGCACAGGGAAACCTGACCGTAGGAGATGTACTGGAGGAAATTGCAGCTCAACGCCAGGATGTTCTGGCGGTAGCGTCTTCGATTCACAGGTTGTTTGAACAAGGCCTGCTGGAAGAAAATCTGCTATAA
- a CDS encoding Nif11-like leader peptide family RiPP precursor, which yields MSEIQRFNKDLKENKEMLEEVTKAGNDLAKIVAYANAKGYNFTVAELEAGVKSAELSEEQLDKVAGGVSLVLGKVIVI from the coding sequence ATGAGTGAAATCCAACGCTTTAACAAAGACCTTAAGGAGAACAAGGAAATGTTGGAAGAGGTAACGAAAGCCGGTAATGATTTGGCGAAAATTGTGGCCTATGCCAATGCCAAGGGCTATAATTTTACGGTTGCTGAGCTGGAAGCCGGTGTCAAATCGGCTGAACTGTCTGAGGAACAGCTGGACAAGGTGGCTGGCGGTGTCTCTCTGGTATTAGGAAAGGTAATTGTGATTTAA
- a CDS encoding RNA polymerase sigma factor — translation MVRLTQMEEGAWLTPDNDSHRFFDEIYREYFPRIYHYVLYRVSNYHDADDLSNEIFVKLFTSLNRYQREKASLPVWIFTIARNTVIDYYRRNSRPVTSLEAIPDFSDSRPGPEDKAVTRELRQHLREALASLSQREREIIALKFWSEFSNREIAGFIGISESHTGVILFRAMRRLRLILESQGVEY, via the coding sequence ATGGTCAGGCTGACGCAAATGGAGGAGGGGGCATGGCTTACACCGGATAATGATAGTCACCGGTTTTTTGACGAAATTTACCGGGAGTACTTCCCGCGGATATACCATTATGTCCTTTACCGGGTGAGCAACTATCATGACGCAGACGATTTGAGCAATGAGATCTTTGTCAAGCTTTTTACCAGCCTGAACCGCTATCAGAGGGAAAAGGCTTCTTTGCCGGTATGGATCTTCACTATAGCCCGCAACACCGTGATTGATTATTATCGGCGGAACTCACGGCCAGTCACCTCTCTGGAGGCAATCCCCGACTTTTCCGACTCCCGGCCGGGGCCTGAAGACAAGGCGGTTACCCGTGAACTTCGGCAGCATTTGCGGGAGGCTTTGGCCTCGTTATCTCAGCGGGAACGGGAAATTATTGCCCTCAAGTTTTGGAGCGAATTTTCTAACCGGGAAATTGCCGGATTTATCGGCATCAGCGAAAGCCATACAGGCGTTATTCTGTTCCGGGCTATGCGGCGGCTGCGCCTGATTCTGGAAAGCCAGGGGGTTGAGTATTGA
- a CDS encoding NHLP bacteriocin export ABC transporter permease/ATPase subunit — translation MDRETNRTGEPRIIVNNSQIVWLDDPDRVWWVSEGVVDVYAVTAADSQHCRRLFLDQAGEGQLLFGLPPDGGVRLIVSAAREAGLYCLSRAEFLQRAGDTGESGQKNIVSGIKTWLEILLAGPEMQAGPRSFSLSAPGEAVSLAVETAAVLQGLSTADIFSSAGREKPQLFWQPLERCHQLFAASMADWFAGEELRDSERLMTRRQLRERLLYGAANQLLRTDMPELSPVAAMDGTYSPVLAVVRAVACWLGIAERRVRLPAGADPLRQDIAMLRRVVRLSGMQVRQVCLEPGWQRRDNGPLIGFRGPERRLVALLPGSPSQYRLFDPDSKEMTVIGEETTCSLDLIAYTIYAGLPGKSLGLSGLLSFMFKKCWSSDVWSIVLISMIASVVPVLLPFVTQTIFEHIIPVNDRQGLVMVVQVMVVAAFATAGVAFARSIAVLRCKSRARLVVEAALWLRLLSLPVAFFRQYEAGDLAQRMNSITQWFTLLSNSAVSALFNAVFSFWILLVMLYYSWKLTLAAGAVWFVYLGVSTLLQWQMVIAKRRMIEAAGETAGQILQIFNGLSKFRMQGAEAQAFYLWSRKFGEQWKWNRDFRWKSNWLEIVNTLQPVLLTMLVFWLTLDWLEQGIGTQAAFITFPQFMAFHAALAGCNATLTGLVSVSTNLLEFVPQMERLRPVLETEPETSEDKAEAGELSGRIEISNVSFRYAPDLPPVLHNISMNVRPGQCIALVGSSGSGKSTLLRLLLGFEKPETGSIYYDGQELAEVDVASVRAQMGVVLQNGQLMAGDILTNIIGSLPLTTDDAWQAAEMVGLAEDIRTMPMGMHTIISEGASNISGGQRQRILIARSIVHRPRIILFDEATSALDNRTQAMVTESLSRLKATRIVVAHRLSTVINADVIYVLDKGEIVEHGTYAELMTEKGLFSALAHRQMA, via the coding sequence ATGGACAGGGAAACGAATAGGACCGGTGAGCCGCGAATAATAGTAAATAACAGTCAGATTGTGTGGCTGGATGATCCGGACAGGGTATGGTGGGTGAGTGAAGGCGTGGTGGATGTCTATGCCGTCACTGCCGCGGATAGCCAGCACTGCCGGCGGCTTTTTCTGGATCAGGCCGGGGAAGGGCAGCTCCTGTTCGGTTTGCCTCCGGACGGTGGGGTCCGGCTTATAGTGAGCGCCGCGAGAGAGGCCGGACTATATTGCCTGTCGCGGGCGGAGTTTCTGCAAAGGGCTGGTGACACCGGCGAATCCGGGCAGAAGAATATAGTATCCGGGATTAAGACCTGGTTGGAGATATTGCTGGCCGGACCGGAAATGCAGGCAGGACCAAGGAGCTTTTCGCTGTCAGCGCCGGGAGAAGCTGTGTCGCTGGCGGTAGAAACCGCTGCCGTACTCCAGGGATTGTCCACAGCAGATATTTTCTCTTCGGCGGGCAGGGAGAAGCCACAGCTGTTTTGGCAGCCATTGGAGCGCTGTCATCAATTGTTCGCAGCCTCGATGGCCGATTGGTTTGCCGGCGAGGAATTGCGCGATAGCGAGCGGTTGATGACCAGAAGGCAGTTGCGGGAACGGCTATTGTACGGTGCCGCCAATCAGCTGCTGCGTACCGATATGCCCGAATTGTCGCCTGTAGCGGCAATGGATGGCACATACTCTCCTGTATTGGCGGTGGTAAGGGCTGTGGCCTGCTGGTTGGGCATCGCAGAACGGCGGGTGCGTCTGCCGGCGGGAGCCGACCCGCTCAGGCAGGATATTGCCATGCTGAGAAGAGTTGTCCGCTTGTCCGGGATGCAGGTGCGTCAGGTATGTCTGGAACCGGGCTGGCAAAGGCGGGACAATGGTCCACTGATTGGTTTCCGGGGACCGGAACGGCGGCTGGTAGCGTTGTTGCCGGGGTCGCCGTCCCAATACCGCCTGTTTGATCCCGACAGCAAGGAAATGACAGTGATCGGGGAAGAGACCACCTGCAGCCTTGACCTTATTGCTTATACAATATATGCCGGGTTGCCCGGGAAATCACTTGGTTTATCCGGCTTGCTGAGCTTCATGTTCAAAAAGTGCTGGTCCAGTGATGTATGGTCGATTGTCCTTATCAGTATGATAGCTAGTGTTGTTCCGGTATTGCTACCTTTTGTTACGCAGACTATTTTTGAACATATTATCCCCGTTAATGACCGCCAGGGCCTGGTAATGGTTGTACAGGTTATGGTAGTGGCCGCTTTTGCCACAGCCGGCGTTGCTTTCGCCCGGAGTATTGCTGTGTTGAGATGTAAAAGTCGGGCGCGGCTGGTTGTCGAGGCAGCTTTGTGGCTGCGTCTTTTGTCCTTACCGGTTGCTTTTTTCCGGCAGTATGAGGCCGGTGATTTAGCTCAGCGCATGAATAGTATCACGCAATGGTTCACCTTGCTTTCCAACTCGGCGGTGTCGGCTTTATTTAATGCGGTTTTCTCTTTTTGGATACTGCTGGTCATGCTGTATTACAGCTGGAAGCTGACCCTGGCGGCGGGGGCGGTATGGTTTGTTTACCTTGGTGTGAGTACCTTGCTCCAATGGCAGATGGTGATAGCCAAGCGCCGGATGATAGAAGCGGCGGGCGAAACAGCCGGTCAAATACTCCAGATATTTAACGGTTTGAGCAAATTCCGGATGCAAGGGGCGGAAGCCCAGGCTTTTTATTTATGGTCCCGGAAGTTTGGCGAGCAATGGAAATGGAACAGGGATTTTCGCTGGAAGTCCAATTGGCTGGAAATCGTCAACACCCTGCAGCCGGTGTTGTTAACCATGCTGGTTTTCTGGCTGACGCTGGACTGGCTTGAGCAAGGAATCGGAACGCAAGCAGCCTTCATAACCTTTCCTCAATTTATGGCTTTTCATGCGGCGCTGGCCGGATGTAACGCCACCTTGACAGGACTGGTATCAGTGAGCACCAATCTGCTTGAATTTGTGCCCCAAATGGAACGGCTGCGCCCTGTTCTGGAGACTGAACCCGAAACAAGCGAGGATAAGGCTGAGGCCGGCGAATTGAGCGGCCGAATTGAGATCAGCAATGTCTCGTTCCGCTATGCCCCCGACCTGCCTCCGGTACTGCATAATATATCCATGAATGTGCGTCCGGGACAATGTATTGCCCTTGTGGGGTCTTCCGGCAGTGGCAAATCTACACTGCTGCGTCTTTTGCTGGGGTTTGAAAAACCAGAGACAGGCTCCATTTACTATGATGGCCAGGAACTGGCGGAAGTGGACGTAGCCTCTGTGCGGGCGCAGATGGGAGTTGTGCTGCAAAATGGCCAGTTGATGGCTGGTGATATTCTCACCAATATTATCGGTTCGTTACCGCTGACTACCGATGATGCCTGGCAGGCGGCGGAAATGGTGGGGCTGGCTGAGGATATCCGTACTATGCCAATGGGGATGCACACCATAATCAGCGAAGGGGCTTCGAATATTTCCGGCGGTCAACGGCAGCGAATCCTGATAGCCCGTTCCATTGTCCACCGGCCGCGGATTATCCTGTTTGACGAGGCTACCAGCGCGCTAGATAACAGGACGCAGGCCATGGTAACAGAAAGCCTTAGCAGGTTGAAAGCCACTCGCATTGTTGTGGCACACCGTCTGAGCACGGTGATCAACGCTGATGTTATTTATGTATTGGATAAGGGCGAGATTGTGGAGCATGGGACGTATGCTGAACTGATGACAGAAAAAGGCTTATTTTCCGCGCTGGCTCACCGGCAGATGGCGTAG
- a CDS encoding NHLP family bacteriocin export ABC transporter peptidase/permease/ATPase subunit codes for MAATRRVKTPAVLQMEAVECGAASLGIVLAYYGLFLPLEQLRLECGVSRDGSKASNILKAARHLGMEGVGFRDSAEGLQDRELPLIIHWNFNHFLVLEGFTDRLVYLNDPAAGHRTVTWEEFAASFTGIVLQLKPGPGFQKGGATRGIIPVLARRLYGQEKTLAFALLTGAGLIVPGLAIPVFSQVFLDDVLSLKHTDWLAGLLLAMGLAAVLQGALTWLRSWCLTRWQGALTIGESSRFFWHLLRLPMEFFQQRYGGEVASRVQFNETVASILTGQAATVFLDVLIALFYLSLLFQYNATLTLIGMVFSLINAGILLLMFRWMTEQQMKIQQDAAKAYGMAIAGIQTIETLKASGNEGDFFNKWAGYQSKLLETQQKIELSSQTMMLAPAFLTSLNTAVIMAVGGFQIMDGLMTAGIFMAFQNLMGKFQEPLNNLLNLGQSLQTTQMQMQRLDDVSRYPIDQANYSDESSWSSGKTKLSGHVELRQVTFGYSRSEAPLVEDFSLTIEPGRWVALVGGSGSGKSTVAKLVCGLYQPWLGEVLFDGLPRRHIPREVVVNSVGAVDQEIVLFAGTVADNISLFDATLSRHELVRAAKDVAIHDDIAVLQNGYEANVAEGGRNFSGGQRQRLELARALAVNPSVLVLDEATSALDPLTEQTVVGNIRRRGCACLVVAHRLSTIRDCDEIIVMQHGKVVQRGRHEEMMAVDGPYRQLVAQDAADRTEFPSAAQQEPEGVKGWL; via the coding sequence ATGGCGGCAACACGACGCGTCAAAACCCCGGCGGTTTTGCAAATGGAGGCGGTGGAATGCGGGGCTGCGTCTTTGGGGATAGTCCTCGCTTATTACGGACTGTTCCTGCCCCTGGAGCAGCTGCGACTGGAATGCGGCGTGTCCCGTGACGGCAGTAAGGCCAGCAATATTTTGAAAGCCGCCCGGCATCTGGGAATGGAGGGTGTCGGTTTCCGTGACAGCGCGGAGGGATTGCAGGACAGGGAATTACCGCTGATCATTCACTGGAATTTTAACCATTTTCTAGTATTGGAAGGTTTTACAGACAGACTTGTTTATCTGAATGATCCGGCAGCCGGCCACAGGACTGTAACCTGGGAGGAATTTGCCGCGTCCTTTACCGGCATAGTGCTCCAGTTGAAGCCCGGACCGGGTTTTCAAAAGGGTGGAGCAACGCGGGGGATTATTCCGGTTTTGGCCAGACGGCTTTATGGCCAGGAGAAAACGCTGGCTTTTGCGTTGTTGACAGGTGCCGGGCTGATTGTTCCCGGGCTGGCTATCCCGGTGTTCAGTCAGGTATTTTTGGATGATGTCCTGTCGCTTAAACATACGGACTGGCTTGCCGGTTTGCTGCTGGCTATGGGACTGGCGGCGGTGCTGCAAGGGGCGCTGACCTGGCTGCGTTCCTGGTGTCTTACCCGTTGGCAGGGCGCGCTTACCATCGGGGAGTCCAGCCGCTTTTTCTGGCATCTGCTCCGGCTGCCGATGGAGTTTTTTCAACAGCGTTACGGGGGCGAAGTGGCTTCACGGGTGCAGTTTAATGAAACGGTGGCGTCGATATTGACCGGCCAGGCGGCCACCGTGTTCCTGGATGTGCTGATAGCGCTGTTTTATTTGAGTCTGCTGTTTCAATATAATGCTACCCTGACCCTTATCGGCATGGTGTTCAGCCTGATTAATGCGGGCATTCTCCTGCTGATGTTTCGCTGGATGACCGAGCAGCAGATGAAAATCCAGCAGGATGCGGCCAAAGCCTATGGTATGGCCATCGCCGGTATTCAGACCATCGAAACCTTAAAGGCCAGCGGCAATGAGGGCGATTTTTTCAATAAATGGGCGGGTTATCAGAGTAAATTGCTGGAGACGCAGCAGAAAATTGAGCTTTCCTCCCAAACGATGATGCTTGCGCCGGCATTTCTGACCAGCTTGAATACCGCCGTTATTATGGCGGTAGGCGGCTTTCAAATCATGGACGGCTTGATGACCGCCGGTATTTTTATGGCTTTTCAGAATTTGATGGGTAAATTTCAGGAACCGCTGAACAATCTGCTCAATCTGGGCCAGTCATTGCAGACGACTCAAATGCAGATGCAGCGTCTTGATGATGTGTCGCGCTATCCAATTGATCAGGCTAACTACTCTGATGAGTCTTCGTGGAGTAGTGGCAAGACCAAGCTGTCCGGCCATGTGGAGTTGAGGCAGGTAACCTTCGGCTACAGCCGGTCGGAAGCGCCCCTGGTTGAAGATTTCAGCCTGACGATTGAACCGGGGCGCTGGGTGGCGCTGGTCGGCGGCTCAGGCAGTGGCAAGTCCACGGTGGCCAAGCTGGTATGCGGCCTGTATCAGCCGTGGCTGGGGGAGGTATTGTTTGATGGTCTGCCGCGCCGGCACATTCCCCGGGAAGTGGTTGTTAACTCCGTCGGGGCGGTGGATCAGGAGATTGTTCTGTTCGCCGGTACGGTGGCGGATAATATCTCCTTGTTTGATGCTACGCTTTCGCGGCATGAGCTTGTGCGGGCCGCCAAGGATGTCGCGATTCACGACGATATTGCCGTATTACAGAACGGGTACGAGGCAAATGTGGCAGAGGGAGGACGGAATTTCAGCGGAGGGCAGCGGCAGCGGCTGGAGCTTGCCCGGGCGTTGGCCGTGAACCCTTCTGTGCTTGTGCTTGACGAAGCCACCAGCGCCTTAGACCCGCTGACAGAGCAAACGGTCGTGGGTAATATCCGCCGCCGCGGCTGCGCCTGCCTGGTGGTTGCCCATCGATTGAGTACGATCAGGGACTGTGATGAAATTATCGTTATGCAGCACGGTAAAGTCGTACAGCGTGGCAGGCATGAAGAAATGATGGCAGTCGACGGACCTTATCGGCAGCTGGTTGCACAGGATGCCGCTGACAGGACTGAATTTCCTTCGGCGGCACAGCAGGAGCCCGAAGGGGTGAAAGGCTGGCTTTAA